A part of bacterium HR17 genomic DNA contains:
- the rplC gene encoding 50S ribosomal protein L3 has protein sequence MSTATSTAVTGLLGRKVGMTTVFDDEGRAIPATVVRAGPCYIVQRRTPDKDGYAAVQLGFEEIPERKVNKPMMGHFKKAGVKPCRFLEEFRITAEAEVKVGDVVTVAIFQKGDKVKVTGVSKGRGFAGVMKRWGFGGYPDSHGAHFHRKPASHGPQGPQRVIPGARLPGHYGNETVTVRGVTVVDVIPEHNLLVLKGSIPGPNGGLVRIERLER, from the coding sequence ATGAGCACAGCGACATCGACCGCCGTCACTGGGCTCTTAGGGCGCAAGGTCGGCATGACGACTGTGTTTGACGACGAAGGTCGGGCAATCCCCGCCACCGTCGTGCGAGCGGGACCGTGTTACATCGTCCAACGGCGGACGCCCGATAAAGACGGTTACGCGGCGGTGCAACTGGGTTTTGAGGAAATCCCTGAACGCAAGGTCAACAAGCCGATGATGGGGCACTTCAAAAAGGCGGGCGTTAAACCTTGTCGCTTCCTTGAAGAGTTCCGCATCACCGCAGAAGCGGAAGTGAAGGTCGGAGATGTCGTGACCGTCGCCATCTTCCAAAAAGGCGATAAAGTGAAAGTGACGGGCGTTTCCAAAGGGCGGGGCTTTGCCGGTGTCATGAAGCGCTGGGGTTTCGGCGGCTACCCCGATAGCCACGGAGCCCACTTCCATCGCAAACCCGCCTCCCACGGTCCGCAAGGTCCGCAGCGGGTTATCCCCGGCGCCCGCTTGCCGGGGCACTACGGCAACGAAACAGTTACCGTTCGGGGTGTGACTGTCGTGGATGTCATCCCCGAGCACAACCTGTTGGTCCTCAAAGGAAGCATCCCTGGTCCAAACGGTGGGTTGGTGCGGATTGAAAGGTTGGAGCGGTGA
- the rpsL gene encoding 30S ribosomal protein S12: MPTINQLVRHGRERKKKRTRTLALKWRYNSLKGAYKYDPAGAPMMRGVCLVVRTMTPKKPNSALRKIAKVRLSNRRVVIAYIPGEGHNLQEHSTVLVRGGRVKDLPGVRYKVIRGALDAAGVQNRKKSRSRYGTKRERKASK; the protein is encoded by the coding sequence ATGCCGACCATCAACCAGTTAGTGCGTCACGGGCGCGAGCGAAAAAAGAAACGGACACGGACATTGGCGCTCAAATGGCGCTACAACTCGCTCAAGGGCGCATACAAATACGACCCTGCGGGCGCGCCGATGATGCGGGGCGTCTGTTTGGTCGTGCGCACAATGACGCCCAAAAAACCCAACTCGGCGTTGCGCAAAATCGCCAAAGTGCGGCTGTCCAACCGGCGCGTGGTCATCGCCTACATCCCCGGTGAAGGGCACAACTTGCAGGAGCACAGCACTGTCTTGGTGCGGGGTGGGCGTGTGAAAGACCTGCCTGGTGTCCGCTACAAAGTCATTCGCGGGGCATTGGATGCCGCTGGCGTGCAAAACCGTAAAAAATCCCGCTCCCGTTACGGGACGAAGCGGGAACGCAAAGCCAGCAAGTAA
- the gatB gene encoding Aspartyl/glutamyl-tRNA(Asn/Gln) amidotransferase subunit B: MAEWEPVIGLEIHAELATKSKVFCRCPVTWNAPPNTATCPVCLGFPGVLPVVNEKAAENVLKVALALNCRINSPSIFERKNYYYPDLPKGYQISQKRLPIGYDGWLDITVNGATKRVRIADVHLEEDTARSVHGEEAGDPTASLIDFNRSGIPLCEIITCPDMNSLDELDTFMAELRQLLLYLGVSECRMERGQLRFEASVSLRPKGSDQLGTRVEIKNLNSFRAVLGAVEAEIRRQTDLLSKGGVVRQQTMLWNETMKITEPMRTKETAHDYRYFPEPDLVPIVVTPAWLERLKAELPELPKQRLERFVRQYAVGEAEARWLTAAPAIADYFETATKVCGDAKSVANWMMGDLQGLLNDAGKGWDECPVPPEHLGEMVTLMRDGVISVRIAKDVLKEMFATGKSARRIVEERGWVQITDEAALRRLAEAIVAANPKAVQEFQSGNEKVLGFFVGQLMRATQGKANPQLANRLVREVLSQLAPQKG, encoded by the coding sequence TTGGCAGAGTGGGAACCGGTCATTGGGTTGGAAATCCATGCCGAGTTGGCGACGAAGAGCAAAGTGTTTTGCCGTTGTCCGGTGACTTGGAACGCGCCGCCCAACACGGCGACCTGCCCTGTTTGCTTAGGCTTTCCCGGCGTTTTGCCCGTCGTTAACGAGAAGGCGGCGGAAAATGTCCTCAAAGTCGCGCTGGCGCTCAACTGCCGTATCAACTCACCCAGCATCTTTGAGCGGAAAAACTACTACTATCCCGACCTGCCCAAAGGCTACCAGATTTCGCAAAAGCGTTTGCCCATCGGTTACGACGGTTGGTTGGACATTACTGTCAACGGCGCGACGAAGCGCGTCCGCATCGCCGATGTTCACCTTGAGGAAGACACCGCTCGTTCCGTGCACGGCGAGGAAGCAGGCGACCCGACGGCGTCGCTCATTGACTTCAACCGCAGTGGCATCCCGTTGTGTGAAATCATCACCTGCCCAGACATGAACTCATTGGACGAACTGGACACTTTCATGGCAGAGTTGCGCCAGTTGCTGCTTTACTTGGGCGTTTCCGAATGCCGCATGGAGCGGGGGCAACTGCGGTTTGAAGCGTCTGTCTCGTTGCGCCCCAAAGGTAGCGACCAACTGGGCACCCGCGTGGAGATCAAAAACCTGAACAGTTTCCGCGCCGTCTTGGGTGCCGTGGAGGCGGAAATCCGCCGGCAGACGGACCTCCTGAGCAAGGGCGGTGTCGTCCGACAACAGACGATGCTGTGGAACGAAACGATGAAAATCACCGAGCCGATGCGCACGAAGGAGACAGCCCACGATTACCGCTACTTTCCGGAGCCCGACCTTGTGCCCATCGTTGTCACGCCGGCGTGGCTGGAGCGGTTGAAAGCGGAATTGCCCGAACTGCCCAAGCAACGACTGGAACGGTTTGTGCGCCAGTATGCGGTGGGGGAAGCAGAAGCGCGGTGGCTGACCGCTGCGCCGGCGATCGCGGATTACTTTGAGACGGCGACCAAAGTCTGCGGCGACGCCAAATCTGTCGCCAACTGGATGATGGGCGACCTTCAAGGGCTGCTCAACGACGCCGGCAAGGGCTGGGACGAGTGCCCGGTTCCGCCGGAACATCTGGGCGAAATGGTGACGCTAATGCGCGACGGCGTGATCAGCGTCCGCATCGCAAAGGATGTGCTCAAAGAGATGTTTGCGACAGGCAAATCGGCGCGCCGCATCGTAGAGGAGCGGGGTTGGGTGCAAATCACCGACGAAGCCGCACTGCGCCGCCTCGCCGAAGCGATCGTCGCCGCCAACCCCAAAGCGGTGCAAGAGTTTCAGTCCGGCAACGAGAAGGTGCTGGGCTTTTTCGTCGGACAACTGATGAGGGCGACGCAGGGGAAAGCCAATCCGCAACTGGCGAACCGGCTGGTGAGAGAGGTGTTGAGCCAACTCGCCCCTCAAAAGGGGTGA
- the mtaB gene encoding Threonylcarbamoyladenosine tRNA methylthiotransferase MtaB, with protein MSPPTFAIATLGCKVNQYDSWQLARALQARGFRQVPFGAPADVVIINSCAVTHVAEAKSRKLVARARRIAPHGVIVLTGCAAELLLQRGTRIECADLMVGNGDKPELAERIADLVEERRRRFSPLISDPLPYAQPLLDEPGDSVHERARAFLKVQEGCDKFCTFCVIPFTRGQPRSKPLSQVLDEAAELVNELGFREIVLTGVCLTLWGREWGLRLTDLLQRLHDLDGLYRLRLSSLDPRDLDEPFARTCAALPKVCRHFHISLQAGDDALLQAMGRGHDRAYFRQLVDTFRHFMPDAAFTTDVMVGFPGETDEQFANTVAFVQDIGFMHLHVFRYSVRPGTAAAKMRPTVPPEVAESRAATLIAVGKQLWHQFAQRFVGTTRIVLVETCRPLGDPRLPDGFELSGLTDNYLRVRWVTDRPVPIGAALPVRLTAVNPQGFLIGAAPEVTSTPPSAWQN; from the coding sequence ATGTCGCCGCCGACATTCGCGATCGCCACTTTAGGCTGCAAGGTCAACCAGTATGACAGTTGGCAATTGGCGCGGGCGCTCCAGGCGCGGGGTTTCCGGCAGGTGCCCTTCGGTGCACCGGCGGATGTCGTCATCATCAACTCGTGCGCGGTCACGCATGTCGCTGAAGCCAAGTCACGCAAGTTGGTCGCTCGCGCTCGGCGCATCGCCCCGCACGGGGTCATTGTCCTTACCGGGTGCGCCGCTGAACTGTTGTTGCAACGGGGCACCCGCATAGAGTGTGCCGACTTAATGGTGGGCAATGGCGACAAACCCGAGTTGGCAGAGCGCATCGCCGATTTAGTGGAAGAACGCCGCCGTCGCTTCAGCCCGCTTATCTCCGACCCGTTGCCTTACGCCCAACCGTTGCTGGACGAACCAGGTGACAGCGTTCACGAACGCGCCCGCGCTTTTCTGAAGGTGCAGGAAGGTTGCGACAAGTTTTGCACCTTCTGCGTCATCCCGTTCACGCGCGGTCAGCCGCGCAGCAAACCCCTGAGCCAAGTGCTGGACGAAGCGGCTGAACTCGTCAACGAGTTAGGCTTTCGCGAAATCGTGTTGACGGGCGTTTGTCTGACGCTGTGGGGGCGCGAATGGGGGCTGCGGTTGACCGACCTCCTGCAACGGTTGCATGACCTTGACGGGCTATACCGCCTGCGGCTCAGTTCGTTAGATCCGCGCGACTTGGACGAACCGTTCGCCCGCACCTGCGCCGCGTTGCCCAAAGTGTGCCGCCACTTCCACATTTCACTGCAGGCTGGTGACGACGCTCTGCTCCAAGCGATGGGGCGGGGTCATGACCGTGCCTACTTTCGGCAACTCGTTGACACCTTTCGGCACTTCATGCCTGACGCCGCCTTCACGACCGATGTGATGGTCGGTTTTCCGGGCGAAACCGACGAACAGTTTGCCAACACGGTGGCATTTGTGCAGGACATCGGGTTTATGCACCTGCATGTTTTCCGCTATTCGGTCCGACCTGGCACAGCAGCGGCAAAGATGCGCCCGACAGTCCCGCCCGAAGTGGCAGAGTCCCGCGCTGCTACCCTCATTGCAGTGGGCAAGCAACTCTGGCACCAGTTCGCCCAACGCTTTGTCGGGACGACACGGATTGTGTTGGTGGAAACCTGTCGCCCCCTCGGCGACCCGCGTTTGCCCGATGGGTTTGAACTATCGGGCTTGACGGATAACTATCTACGAGTCCGCTGGGTTACCGACCGTCCGGTGCCCATCGGGGCTGCCCTACCGGTGCGGCTAACCGCAGTGAACCCGCAAGGGTTCCTCATCGGCGCGGCGCCGGAAGTCACAAGCACACCGCCGAGCGCGTGGCAAAATTGA
- the rplW gene encoding 50S ribosomal protein L23: MSGNLDRNPFTILIEPVVTEKALRIARLYNQYTFKVRLDATKPEIREAVEKIFGVKVTKVNTLTVKPKKRGERWRHIRPIGHTSRWKKAIVTVAKGQTLPVYEGLM; encoded by the coding sequence ATGTCCGGTAATTTGGACCGCAACCCGTTCACAATTTTAATTGAACCCGTCGTGACAGAGAAAGCCTTGCGGATTGCGCGGCTCTACAACCAATACACCTTCAAAGTGCGGTTGGACGCGACCAAACCCGAAATCCGCGAGGCGGTGGAGAAAATTTTTGGCGTCAAGGTCACCAAAGTCAACACGCTGACGGTCAAACCCAAAAAGCGGGGCGAGCGGTGGCGCCATATCCGACCCATCGGGCACACAAGCCGCTGGAAAAAAGCCATCGTCACGGTCGCCAAAGGACAAACCCTGCCCGTTTACGAGGGTCTGATGTAA
- the rplD gene encoding 50S ribosomal protein L4 produces MELPVYNLDGEQVGTYTVPDEWLEGELNTALLHQVVVAHLANKRQGTHATKTRGEVRGGGRKPWSQKGTGRARQGSIRAPQWVGGGIVHGPKPRDYDQKINKRMRKAALRMAWLDKVRSGQVYLVNGLESVTRPKTKVFKVLLERLGLADRKVLLLLPEKNEAVLKSVDNLPNIDRLPALQPSTYDLLVHTAIVTTPDAFASVLERRLAKVNVR; encoded by the coding sequence ATGGAGTTGCCTGTTTACAACTTGGACGGTGAACAAGTCGGCACTTACACCGTGCCCGATGAGTGGTTGGAGGGTGAATTGAACACGGCGCTGCTGCATCAAGTCGTTGTCGCCCATCTGGCGAACAAGCGACAGGGGACACACGCTACCAAGACACGGGGCGAAGTGCGCGGGGGCGGGCGCAAACCCTGGTCGCAAAAAGGCACTGGGCGCGCCCGACAAGGTTCTATCCGTGCGCCCCAATGGGTCGGCGGGGGTATCGTGCACGGACCCAAACCCCGCGATTACGACCAAAAAATCAACAAGCGCATGCGCAAAGCCGCTCTCCGCATGGCGTGGCTGGACAAGGTGCGCAGCGGGCAGGTTTACCTCGTGAACGGCTTGGAGAGCGTCACCCGACCAAAGACGAAAGTCTTCAAGGTGCTGCTGGAACGCTTGGGGTTGGCTGACCGCAAGGTGCTGCTGTTGCTGCCTGAAAAAAACGAAGCGGTGCTCAAGTCGGTGGACAACTTACCCAACATAGACCGACTGCCCGCTCTGCAACCGTCCACTTACGATTTGCTCGTGCACACCGCCATCGTCACGACCCCCGACGCTTTCGCATCGGTCCTTGAAAGGAGGTTGGCGAAAGTCAATGTCCGGTAA
- the ssb_2 gene encoding Single-stranded DNA-binding protein: protein MVADINFIMVTGIATKDAVLRRRPSGVVKAEFSMEVARPFFKANGEPISDLFLVDVYGPLAEQCAQFVRQGSRLLVIGTLNKESFVTRTGRREHLTVIKAKFIKPLGDPITQIGDVTLDELRRDLWGLNTIQAYLDALKEVFERVAKG, encoded by the coding sequence ATGGTGGCGGACATCAATTTCATCATGGTTACCGGTATCGCCACAAAGGACGCAGTCTTGCGACGGCGTCCGTCGGGGGTCGTCAAAGCCGAGTTCAGCATGGAGGTGGCTCGCCCGTTCTTCAAAGCCAACGGAGAGCCGATCTCCGACTTGTTTTTGGTGGATGTCTACGGACCGTTGGCGGAGCAGTGCGCCCAATTCGTCCGACAGGGGTCACGGTTGCTGGTCATCGGCACGCTTAACAAAGAAAGTTTTGTCACCCGCACCGGTCGGCGCGAGCACCTGACGGTCATCAAAGCCAAGTTCATCAAGCCGTTAGGTGACCCCATTACCCAAATCGGCGATGTGACCTTGGATGAACTGCGGCGCGATTTGTGGGGGCTCAACACCATTCAGGCTTACTTGGACGCCCTCAAGGAAGTCTTTGAGCGGGTCGCTAAAGGCTGA
- the fusA_1 gene encoding Elongation factor G, with protein sequence MTDAKFPLDKTRNIGIAAHIDAGKTTTTERILFYTGRVHRIGSVDEGTATMDWMPQEKERGITIVAAATSCYWRRLRDQVLFRINIIDTPGHVDFTAEVERALRVLDGMVAVFCGVGGVEPQSETVWRQANKYRVPRIAFVNKLDRVGADFFVVVQQMRERLGTNPVPIQLPIGRESEFRGVVDLIEMRSIYWVDEFGTQMEFGPIPDEMREVVAEYRQRLVEVAAEQDDALMEAYFEQGDLTPEQIRQGLRKGTLSFRIVPVLCGSALRNKGIQPLLDAICDFLPSPLDIGVVQGTDPRTAEIVERRLTDEEPFCALAFKIQTDPYVGRLVYVRIYSGVLRKGEAVYNPAKDTNERVMRILRMHANYREDVDEARAGDIVAVVGPKVTMTGDTLCDRRSPILLERIEFPEPVIFRVIEAKDRAHEEKMVEALQKLTAEDPTLRLRYDQETGQLVLAGMGELQLEIVEDRLRREFNVQARLGRPQVAYRETIVREAIAEGRYIRQTGGRGQYGHVWLRLEPLPQGSGFEFINQITGGVIPSEFIPAVEAGVREAMETGVLAGYPVVDVRVTLFDGSYHEVDSSELAFKLAAQIAFKEACKQAGMILLEPIMALEVLIPREYLGDVLGDLTARRAKIKGVQELTGNAVMIEAEVPLAEVFGYATALRSLTQGRGSYTMRPSHYEPVPANLAERIILDRGYSVSHHATNLIGAR encoded by the coding sequence ATGACGGACGCTAAATTTCCGCTGGACAAAACGCGCAACATCGGCATCGCCGCCCATATTGACGCCGGGAAAACGACGACGACGGAACGCATCCTGTTCTACACAGGGCGCGTCCATCGCATCGGCAGCGTGGACGAGGGGACAGCGACGATGGACTGGATGCCGCAGGAAAAAGAGCGGGGCATCACCATCGTCGCGGCGGCGACTTCGTGTTATTGGCGCCGCTTGCGCGACCAAGTTTTGTTCCGCATCAACATCATTGACACGCCAGGGCATGTGGACTTCACCGCCGAAGTGGAGCGTGCCTTGCGGGTGCTGGATGGGATGGTGGCGGTCTTTTGCGGTGTGGGCGGGGTGGAACCGCAAAGCGAAACGGTGTGGCGCCAAGCCAACAAATATCGCGTCCCGCGCATCGCGTTCGTCAACAAGTTGGACCGTGTCGGTGCCGACTTTTTCGTCGTCGTTCAACAAATGCGGGAACGATTGGGCACCAACCCCGTCCCCATTCAGTTGCCCATCGGGCGCGAGAGCGAGTTTCGCGGCGTCGTGGATTTGATAGAGATGCGGTCAATCTACTGGGTTGACGAGTTTGGGACGCAGATGGAGTTTGGGCCGATCCCTGACGAGATGCGAGAAGTGGTCGCTGAATACCGTCAGCGGTTGGTGGAAGTGGCTGCCGAGCAAGACGACGCGCTGATGGAAGCCTACTTTGAACAAGGCGATTTGACGCCTGAGCAAATCCGACAAGGGTTGCGCAAAGGGACGCTCTCGTTCCGAATCGTGCCTGTTTTGTGCGGGTCCGCGCTGCGCAACAAGGGCATCCAACCTTTGTTGGACGCCATCTGCGATTTCCTACCGTCCCCGTTGGACATCGGTGTCGTGCAAGGCACAGACCCTCGCACCGCCGAAATCGTTGAGCGGCGGTTGACAGACGAGGAACCTTTCTGCGCTTTAGCCTTTAAGATTCAGACCGACCCTTATGTCGGTCGGCTCGTCTATGTGCGGATTTATTCGGGCGTCTTGCGCAAGGGCGAAGCCGTTTACAATCCCGCCAAGGACACGAACGAACGCGTCATGCGCATCCTACGGATGCACGCCAACTACCGCGAGGATGTGGACGAAGCGCGCGCAGGGGACATCGTGGCGGTCGTCGGTCCAAAAGTAACGATGACCGGTGACACTTTGTGCGACCGCCGTTCCCCCATCCTGTTAGAGCGCATTGAATTCCCTGAACCCGTTATCTTCCGCGTCATTGAAGCGAAAGACCGCGCCCACGAGGAAAAAATGGTGGAAGCACTGCAAAAGCTGACTGCAGAAGACCCAACCCTGCGGTTGCGTTACGACCAAGAGACAGGGCAATTGGTGCTGGCGGGGATGGGAGAGTTGCAACTGGAAATTGTGGAAGACCGCCTCCGCCGCGAGTTCAATGTCCAAGCCCGTTTGGGTAGACCGCAGGTCGCTTACCGTGAGACAATCGTCCGCGAAGCCATTGCCGAAGGGCGTTACATCCGCCAGACAGGCGGGCGCGGGCAATACGGTCATGTTTGGTTGCGACTGGAACCGCTGCCGCAAGGGAGCGGCTTTGAGTTCATCAACCAGATCACGGGCGGTGTTATCCCGTCCGAATTCATCCCCGCTGTGGAAGCCGGAGTTCGCGAGGCGATGGAGACCGGCGTCTTGGCGGGTTACCCCGTCGTGGATGTGCGCGTGACCCTTTTTGACGGTTCTTACCACGAGGTGGACAGTAGCGAACTGGCGTTCAAGTTAGCCGCCCAGATCGCCTTTAAAGAAGCCTGCAAGCAGGCGGGCATGATTTTGCTGGAACCGATCATGGCGCTGGAGGTGCTGATTCCCCGCGAATACCTCGGCGATGTGTTGGGTGACCTCACCGCCCGACGCGCTAAAATTAAAGGCGTTCAAGAGTTGACGGGAAACGCGGTCATGATTGAAGCGGAGGTGCCGTTGGCAGAAGTCTTCGGCTACGCGACGGCGTTGCGCTCCTTGACGCAGGGACGGGGTAGTTACACGATGCGTCCCAGCCACTACGAACCGGTCCCTGCCAACTTGGCGGAACGCATTATCCTTGACCGAGGTTACTCTGTCAGCCACCACGCCACCAATTTGATCGGTGCGCGGTAA
- the rpsG gene encoding 30S ribosomal protein S7, with protein MPRRGFVPRREVVPDPIYRSKLLQRLINKVMEKGKKSQAERIVYGALQLIHEATKRNPLEVLTEAVKNCIPLVETRPRRVGGATYQVPIEVRPARRVSLALRWIVNAARDRDRREVANFFRSPHAKTMAHQLALELIEAAQGRGGAVRMKEETHRIAEANRAFAHYRW; from the coding sequence ATGCCGCGACGCGGGTTTGTGCCCAGACGCGAAGTCGTTCCCGACCCGATCTATCGCAGCAAGCTACTGCAACGGCTCATCAACAAGGTCATGGAAAAGGGCAAAAAGAGCCAAGCGGAACGCATCGTCTACGGCGCGCTCCAGTTGATTCACGAGGCAACGAAGCGCAACCCGTTGGAAGTTTTGACAGAAGCCGTCAAAAACTGCATCCCGTTGGTGGAGACGCGTCCGCGCCGTGTCGGTGGAGCGACCTATCAAGTGCCCATTGAGGTGCGCCCTGCCCGCCGCGTTAGTTTGGCGCTGCGATGGATCGTGAACGCGGCGCGCGACCGCGATCGCCGTGAAGTTGCCAACTTTTTCCGCAGCCCGCACGCCAAAACGATGGCGCATCAGTTAGCGCTGGAACTGATTGAAGCCGCTCAGGGTCGGGGCGGTGCAGTGCGCATGAAAGAAGAGACCCATCGCATCGCCGAAGCCAACCGAGCTTTCGCCCATTATCGCTGGTAA
- the rpsJ gene encoding 30S ribosomal protein S10, translating into MPAEQRIRIKLKAFDHRVLDESAKEIVTTARATGARVKGPIPLPTDRHVYCVIRSPFIDKESMEHFELRVHKRLIDILDVKPETVDALRRLNLPSGVDIEIKL; encoded by the coding sequence ATGCCAGCCGAGCAACGTATCCGTATCAAACTCAAAGCCTTTGACCATCGCGTCTTGGACGAATCGGCGAAAGAAATCGTCACGACGGCGCGGGCGACGGGCGCTCGGGTTAAAGGTCCTATCCCGCTGCCGACAGACCGTCATGTTTACTGCGTCATTCGCTCGCCTTTCATTGACAAGGAAAGCATGGAGCATTTTGAGTTGCGGGTGCACAAACGCCTCATTGACATCTTGGATGTCAAGCCCGAAACCGTGGATGCGCTGCGCCGGTTGAACTTACCCAGCGGCGTGGACATTGAAATCAAACTGTGA